A window from Flavobacterium sp. 83 encodes these proteins:
- a CDS encoding TerB family tellurite resistance protein — protein sequence MKNLDFKNFLFKSAVMAMACDGDIADEEVIEIKKIVANEIYFLGYDFEEPLKVNIDNIKVNGRNAINLYLQEIVSNDLNEHQELLIIEILLRVIQADGKVEESESKFLQMVKSKLKVDEQTLIIKFPQQIEVLMDFNNYGLHEEFTNDISI from the coding sequence ATGAAAAATTTAGATTTTAAAAATTTCCTTTTCAAGTCAGCTGTGATGGCTATGGCTTGTGATGGAGATATTGCGGACGAAGAAGTTATTGAAATAAAAAAAATAGTAGCTAATGAAATTTATTTTTTGGGCTACGATTTTGAAGAACCTTTAAAAGTCAATATTGATAATATAAAGGTTAATGGGAGAAATGCCATTAACCTTTATTTGCAGGAAATTGTATCGAACGACTTAAATGAACATCAAGAACTTTTAATTATTGAAATACTTTTAAGAGTTATTCAAGCAGATGGAAAAGTTGAAGAAAGTGAATCAAAGTTTTTACAAATGGTAAAATCTAAGCTCAAAGTTGACGAACAGACTTTGATAATAAAATTCCCTCAGCAGATTGAAGTTTTAATGGACTTTAATAATTATGGATTACATGAAGAATTTACAAATGATATTTCAATCTAA